In Osmerus mordax isolate fOsmMor3 chromosome 16, fOsmMor3.pri, whole genome shotgun sequence, the genomic stretch TGGCAGAGGAGAACCGTAGTGAGTGTGGGCCTACTTGTTGATCTCGACATCCAAATCGTTTCTTGTGATGACATATATGTGTTCTCCTGTGGCTTGCAGAGTATGAATATAATCAAAGAGTTGTCATTTTCAGATGTCAGTCAGAACCTTCTGAAAAAGTGTAAGAAAGGAGGCATCCGTGGATTCTTCAGGCGTGTTCGTGAATTGttttcctgctgctgctgcggcCTCCCCACAGAGGAAGACTAGAACCCTCCCATGTGGACCATCTGAGTCATCACACCAGCTAACCAACATGTTTACAGAACATTTTTAAATACAGGTGTAAAGATTTGTATTTCTAGAACATATTAAAGTATAATCATACCCAAATACTTAGAGTGGCTTGCATTCGTCCTTTCCTTTACTTTAGAGTGTCCCCATTGAATGTGTAAGTTTCCTGTTTTTGATTATAGACCAGCTATCAAATCAGCCAATCTGGGTAATCAATCTTAGTGTTATGCTCGGATTTAAATGCTGGTTATATGTTCAGATCATGCATCCTCCCTTCTAGACACACAGTTACTTGATGCTTTAAATACCACTCACTCTCTTAGGAAAAACTCCATCACAGGCCTGCCTACACTGGGACATTGGAGCAGGCCATTCCGTCATATTCACAGCATGCGTGAGATTTAATGCTGCTGTCCAGGGTCCTGAAACCAATGAAGCAAACTTGTAATCcaaaaggctgacattttgtccagatgcaGTATgaaatgaatggccagtgtccagaagccTGACAGTTTATCCAGCTATAGTGTCAAAttaatggccagtgtccagaatgttgacattttgtccagatatagtatcaaatgaatggccagtgtcctgaaggctgacattttggcCAGATAtaatatcaaatgaatggccagtgtccagaacgCTGACATTGAAAACTGCAAACTGAGCCACAGGCACCTTCATGTTTAGAAAGTGTGTTTGCCTGAGTGCACTGAGTGAATGGTAATACACTGTCCAATGCAGTCGATATATCGATCAAAATTCAACATTTACACACATGATCAGATGCAAGAAATACAATATGCTGTCAAGATTTAGCATGATCCTATCTGTGTACCTGGTTTGCTTTGCATTGGCAAGTGTCTGacgggctcaaataaacactacAGCTAAATCATTGCTATGTTTGACAAATACAACAACTGAATCTTACAGACGACTAGCAATCTAGATAGCTCCAGACACTGATTTACCGACTACTATTCGTGATCTGGACTGGTTAATTATTAATTCAGTGAGCTGCGACCGGGGGTGACTAACTGACTTGAATGGGATTTTATACAGTCCAACCCATCCCATCTCAAAATATCGAATAAAGAAGAAAAGCTCTTTGAAAGCAATTTAATGGGACCAAAACCTCAGAATTAGAATTATCTGAAGTTGTTGGAAAAAGGCAGAAGAATTATGTGTATTTTAGATATATAATTTTTACATAGATATTCAATTATAATATAAAAGGAAACTTTCAGAAAATATGCAAGAAATGAACCGGAAATTCGTTTTTTTGTTGAAGCTTACTCTGAATGGCCATACACTCCTGCACAATAGGTGGCGCATATGAACCTTTAAGTTGGATGCGATCAGCGGTCAGTCAGTcaaaaaagaagagaagaggaccGTACCTACGTGTGCGACTTGTTGGTACCAAACTACGTAAGCTAGCACGCTGCTAACAGTAGTCGGCTTGCAAGGTTCTCATACGCGTTTATGGTATTTTGGCCTTTTAATTTGTTTGAAATTAACGCATTACTTAATCTGTCATTTTAAGACTCAACATATGGCCAAATAACGTGTAAATTGTATCTAGTTATTTGTTAGCTATCTACTACTTTGTCAACTTTGCTGGCTAGCTCGCTGGTGACTGTGCTGTGGCTTGTTTGTTGTTAGCTAGACCAGCTTGGTAAGTAAGGCGGGGTCAGACcctttttataaatattttttatacTCCATGACTAATATAAATATGTACATTCAAATTCGTTTTTGTTGTTAACGTGGCTTGCGTTAATATATTCGCAAAATCGCTAGAGCTATGGCTATTACATGTTATCTCCTGGACTTGGCTAGCTAGTTCAGTCATTAGCTACTACTAGCTAGGTTCAGTTGCGACAACTAGCTACGTAGGCTAATCGTATACAGCAAATCTGCCAGCGACGTTAGAATTGCTGTGGCAGTAAACATGTCTGGGGCTTCTCTTAAAGGCATCAGATTCTGGTTACATGCAGGAAATCAATTAATTGCAATCATTATTTCTGTGATTAACAGGATTTAGATTTCAGAAAGGTACTGAAGTTCATTTTGCTGTGCTGCTGAGTAAAAAAAGAAACTCCATGTATATGGTGTTTACACTGCCCCTTTAGTGAGCAGTGACAGGTTCCAATCCTTCTGCCCTATGACGTTTATGGCTCATAATGTTTAACTTGTTCCTTTGTGTGGTTTCTAGAAAGGATTTAAAACTTTCTATAGTATATCGATGAATGCAGCAACCCTATTAATTTTCAGGTGGCAGAAAAGGTTTGGTCTTCTGTTAAAAATGTTTTGTGTCTTCAGGAATAATGCCAATGTGATGGCTGTGCAGGCTATGCTTCAAGAGCGAATCAGGGTGGCCCAGGAGCTGCTGGGGAGAGTGGATCTTCTATGTGACCGTCAGTCACAAGATGTAGAAGGAAGAGCTAAACTTTGCAGCAAGCTACGTGCAGAACTCCGGTTTCTCTCCAAGGTGGATGCTGGTAAGGTTTCGATCAAAGAATCCCATCTCCAGAGCACCAATCTAACTCACCTCAAAGCTATAGTTGAGTCAGCTGAAAGCCTGGAAGGGGTGATTAGTGTTCTTCATGTCTTTGCTTATGAGGACACTGATGGCGTAAAGCAGTCACTGGTGGttgatgttgttgctaatggtgGGCATACCTGGGTTAAAGCCATTGGGCGCAAGGCAGAAGCCCTGCATAATATCTGGCAGGGGCGAGGACAGTATGGGGACAAGAGTGTGGTGCATCAAGCCGAGGACTTTATCCAGGCCAGCCATCAGCAGCCCGTCCAGTACAGCAATCCACACATTATCTTTGCTTTCTATAATGGCGTCTCCTGCCCTATGGCAGATCGTCTGCGAGAAATGGGCATTTCTGTGCGTGGAGACATTGTTGCAGTGAACTCCGTAGTTACTGAAGATGATGGGGAGGTGGATGATGCTGATGATCAAGGGGCTGAGAGCGAAGTTGTTGAGGACAAAGAGCATTTTGATGAAGGAGTTGACTCGACCGATGAAGATGACAATGGCGAACTGTGTATGGAGCACACTAGAGTAGACAGGGACACCATTGTAGCTAGCTTAGCCTTCCCGACAGAGGTGAAAGTGGATGTGTGTAAACGGGCCAACCTAGATATCACTACACTCATCACCTACGTGTCTTCACTCAGCCATGGCAGCTGCCACTTTACTTTCAAGGAGCAGGTGCTAACAGAACAGGCAGCACAGGAGCGTCGGGAGAAGGTGCTGCCTTGTCTGGAGGAGTTCATGCAGGACAAGGAGCTGTATGCCTGCCAATCTGCTGTACAGGACTTCCGGGTCATCCTTGAAACACTGGGTGGACCTGGGGAGAAGGCCCGTGCAGAGAAACTCCTAGCCCGGCTCCATGTGGTGCCTGACCAGCCCTCAGATCGCACCCAGCGACTGACAACCAGCTCCAAAGTAAACCACCGCTCACTCATGATTTTCGGCACAGGAGACTCCTTGCAGGCTGTCACCATGACCGCTAACAGTGGTTTTGTGagagcagcagccaatcagggtGTACGTTACAGTGTCTTTATTCACCAACCCAGAGCACTTACAGAGGGTAAGGAATGGAGGGCCACACCGGTATGAAACAAAGTGACCGGAACCATTATTGTAGCCTGCAATTTGTGGCTGTCCATAAACCACAAACCAAGCTGGTTGGGTTCAAGATGGGATTGCTATTTGTTTTAATTCAAACGGTGTGCTTGCTTGGACATGGCTTGTCAGAACACAGAGTATTCTGAGAACAATTATTTTTGGTTACTTTACACATTTGTGGGATAAAGATGTGTGGATCTTAAGAAACCAAGAAGAGGAAGATAAAGAAGGCTGCAAGGAGGGACTATGAATTTACTGGTTCATTTTGGTGAGGATTTGGTCTGTCAAGAGGAGAAGCCCAAGTTCAGAGCTCCAGCTTTGTAGAATGAACACTGGATCACTTGGAGGTTGAGAGCCAGGCTTTTTTGTCAGGCATCATATGCAAGGATTATACCGGCTATCACAGTGCTTTTTTGAAtcaatgtatttttgtttaaataatTTACTACAATGTAAAAGTAATTTGTGCAATAATTGCAAACTGCAGCGGAACTCTAAGATTACTAACTCCTTTTGTTTGTTATTATTTAGATTGGGCTTTTTGAATACATCCAATTTGGGTATATATTTGCTTGGCTGTTGATGCCGGACGGTTATTGCTTGGTAAATTATTCTGCTTTGACAAATGTGCTGCTGATTAAATTCTAAACTCTGTATTGAAAGTCTAAGTAAGATGCAAATAAAGCATCTTCAAAAACGtattttaatacatttatttaatgtTCAGaattgaatatatatatatatataaaatttgGCATGCCACTATAATATTACATTTTGCATCTTGTGACAGTCTTGTTCGTTCTCAGTTAACCATGTGAGGGCATTTTATATTAAATCATTTTGCTGTTGCTAAAATGTAGTATATATTTGAATGCATGATTCATTTATTAAGAAGAATTTCATAAGTAGGGTCAATTTACAACAACTTAAATTTCAAGAGTAAGTGAAAGGTTGCCATAAGGTCTGGTGTAAGATTGTTGCTAAACGTGACAGTCAAGCTGTTCTGTGAAGTGATATTCAGTTTCTTggaaattattataattataatttaGCAAGCATTGGCCTTTCATTTCTCAGAACAAGAATTTATTGACGAGTTTCAGAAGAAAGTTCTTTGTTTCTGGCCACAAACCCTCAATTGCTGATGCTCCAGATACTAAACTAAGAATTCTAATTGTATTGCAGCTTTAATCAATACAACAGTTTTCTCATTATCAAGATTCTATTAGAATCTGTTAAGTCGTCcatgttttattaaaaaaattctAAAATGCAACACAAAAATAGCGTGTCTAATTTTGTAGTAATTGGTGAAAAAAATATACAAACTATACTGTCCTTCCTGACTGCTAATGCATTTAACTAACATAAATGAGATTATAATTTTACCATAATCACAAAATTGTAAACAAatgattattgtttattttagacATTTAGAATCTGAAAGGGAAAAGCAGGACAAATCAATACACAATTTTTATTTTCCAATATTCTCTGTCAGTTTTTaattagacaaaaaaaaaaaatttgcttGAAAATATACACATTTGATTTTAAGATGCATAACATTTGCACTAATATTTAATAAAACACAAAGAAATAAATCCTACAATTCATTTTCCAATGTTTTTCTATCATTAATCAAGTATCCTTGCAATTTACTGAGAGCAATTGAGGTCTGTATTCAAGGTGAAAGGGACTCCTCACCCATTTTAACATTTTCCTGCCCATGGCTTACCTGGCCAGGTGCTCAAAGGTAGAAATTTCTCATTTTATAAAGCTGCTTTTAATTTCTAGCTTTCTCATTGATATAAAAAATGACtactgtaaaagaaaaaaaatatctgGATAATCTGGTGTCAGTAAATTTCACATTTAGATTTACAACACACGGTGGACAGTGAGATTGACCTGGATAGGGTACATTTCAATATCAATGACGGTAGAATACAATGCAGGACGTAAAATCTACATTAATGTATACTGAAGTGCAACCACACATTTTTGCATTTGTTGTAAGTGATAAAATGGTTCTTCACAGGGTTTGAATAAAGCCGAAATCCATTAAATTCTAATGCACTCTTGCTTTGTAATATAAACAGAGGATTTCCCTTTCACACCATAAATCCCATAAAGCAggggttcccaatcctggtcctcgggcctccctgccctgcatgttttagatatttcctgtgttggagcagggaaacatctaaaacatgcagggcagggagacccGAGGACCAGGAACCCATGCCATAAAGGATGCTGTTAAGACTGCTAGAAATGCACCTCCTAACCTAAAACACGTATAAACAAATACTATACTATATATTCCTTTAGTAATATCTCCCAGGCTTGCCTGTGTTTGTGGATTGTTGGCATTTAGAGTCTGTTACTGCAACTGGCTGTAAAATAGCCCAGGGGTCTTGCAGCATAGTTGGGCTGTAATACTTTTCCACACCATCTGCCCCCTTACCTCTGCCATGTGTCGACCCGAAAGGAGAGGAATTCCGTGGTGAATTCTTAAATAGAGATTGAATAATTAATTATACATCgggaaaataaaataacattaaGAAATTTACGATAGAAATGTGAAACTGACATTTACCCCATATTCCATAAACCGCCTGGGACTAGAATTTCTGTATGGAGAACCGCCTTGTTGATTCGGATTCCATCTACGAGGCGTATATCCAGGTGATGCGCTGTTATCGTATTTCATTTTACCATCACTTCCGCCATAACAACCTCCAGCGTTGCCACCAAAATGTCTTTGGGTATTATTTGGGGAGTCAAACTGCCCATATCTTGGTGATCCAAAAGACGGAGGTGGGCCACCACGAAATGCCCATGCTGGTGATGGAAATGCATCCTGTAGAGCTCCGGCGCCATTATCCCCCGTAGGAGTTGAGTTTCGAAAACCTCCCCGTCTTGACCCCACTCCCGGGCTTTGTTGTATGAAGTTAGGCCTATACATCATTCAACTGTAAAAGTACACAAGAGTATCTCTGTACTTTGTGAGTTTATTTGTAGTGTTAAACACACATCTGGCTGGAGTAGCAGACAGGCCTACTTTTTATTGTTCTTCGAAATTCATTTCCGGGAGCGTCACGTCCGATAGAAGCTTGAAACAGGCCTTCAAAATAAGAGCATGGCTTGAAATATGCAAAACATATTCCTAAATTCAGCCGGAATCGGCTCTAGTTATACTAAAAATTGCATTGCACTACGAGTTATTGATATCTATTAGCCAGACATTTACAAACTGTAAAGTAAAATAACCACTTGACCATGTTTACAAAATACACAATGTGAAATGTCATACAGGTtttgtaaaaatacaaaaaaatatatcaatATTGACTTACACTAATCGATATCAAGACAATGTATATATTTGGATTAAACAACTATTATAGTTTATGACTGGGCTTTATTTAATGACTGGTATATATTGACCTTGCTCCTCTAAACAATTCAGCATGGTATGAATTCCTTTAAATGAATCAATACTAAATATAAATATGTCCCCTCTCTCAACAGGCATTGTCCCTGaaaatgaaaagcactttagtcATGAGCCGCTAGTACCCCATCCGCTAATTAGATCAAATACAACTCTCTGTGATGACCctcatgtcacttcctgtctacaACTGAAAACGCATATGTGACTAGATGAATGTAGCAACGGCATGGAAATTGAATTGACTGTGTATTTGTTAATAATTGATGGATGATTAAATGGCACATAGTTATACGTTTTAATAATGACCAAATGCATGCCATCTTGTCATCCACTAAATGTAAGGAATGTTACAAAACAGCGTGTCTCAGAGAAATGGCACACCTCACTGTACCAGAGCTGGATTGTAGGTCAATCATAACGGCAGGTTGGAAGGGAGACAACACCGATCAGCATTAtggcttcctgttcctgtgaaTGCGTATCCTGTTATTGGACGGTCCATCGGGTCCAACATAACACCGAGAGGCCTTGTCTGGGCCTCACagtacaggctgtttatttaaAGCGTTGTCTCTGCACTTGATTCATGCTCTAATAACCATACTGGGTCATCTGGGTTCATGCTTTGTTAGTCACAAACTATTCCTAACCAGCTCCCTGTGACTATTTAGTGTGCCTCTCTATAACACTTGGAACATTCTAACAATAAGTTCCCTATTTTGGATTACCCCTGATAACGGTCTATTTAAATCTAATAATTGTTTGGGATTGTAATCTACATTGCCTTAACTCCCCTTTTTTCAGGAACGTCAAAAgcagtgacagtttgacagaATACACGAAAGCTATAATTTCAGTCTGGTACCACACTTTTGTGCTCAGTCACAAAATGAATTAATCTATTGAACTTTGTCCCACAGCACAATTGTCAGACAACATTTAAACCCATGCATTTGAAACCCTAACTGCAAATGTGCTCCGGGACACAattctatgtatgtatgtctatTGATAAGGATTCATAGATATCCTCGACATCTTTGATATACACGCTTATCACCTCTTATTAACTAGATAAAAACTCAAAGCCTGTTTTCAAGTCAAttggcatatatatatatatatataacttaaCTGTCAATTGTGAGTTGAGACCAAGCATTGATGGCGTTAATGGTATCAGTGGAAAGATAACCTGCACCACAAGGTTTCAGCTGACGTGCTCATTAAAATGTGAATGAGTGAAGTcgtttgcttttcacaatagTCCACATTCCCATTTGTACCTAAGCATCAACTGTGGTCGTCTCTTAAATGTCTCAATCAGACCACACCTTGACCTTTACTGATCAGCATACATGACAACAGGAGGTGAGACAATGGCGCATGAAAACAACAGGCAAAACCTATCCTGCAGCTCAAATCTTAAGCATAGAAGATATAGGGGCAGGGTGTCTCCCAGCCTAACCGATACAATTCTGTCCATTTGCTTAATTGACCCTTTTTTATATTAAGATTCTTAAAAGTTGCTGATTTGATGCCAACAAAACAGCATTGAAATAATTTTGTGAAGGTTATAATTaataaaacacatttaagtGTGGTTGGTTTTAAGGTGTCCTGAATATGTTCAAAATTCTATtctttcatttgtgttttggttGCATGAAAAGTTCAGCTTCAACTCAACACAACAATGTTTTGGAACAAAGCAATCATTGCTCAAAAACTGTCCTTCAAGCTTTTGCTGGCAGCAACAATTTAAATGtggcattttctttttttggaatTGCTGAAAGATACATTTCTCTTACACCTAGCTAACCATAACTTAAAGGTCCTCCGCGAGGCAATCTGTGGTACAGCACTGAACATACAGACAAGCGTCAAATAACAAAACCACAGCAACAGGCTACCATATCTTATTTAATCAAGTTATTGCCATAATCATATTTTACAGCATATGTTCTCTAGAATATTAAAGCACTCCAGCCAGTATCATTTgtgacaaaatgtaacaaaattgTTGGGAAAAAAAAGGTACATCATGACCTCATCACTTACCCAGTACAAAAAAGGAATGATCCCATTTGGACAATTGCTTTGTGTTGGtgcaacacacacttacaaacccAGTGCCTAGCAATTAAAAGTACTTCAGCAAATAACAATGGCGTCTGATCAACTTCAGAACACTGAACATTTCCAAAAGCGTTCCTAATGAACCGAAACCCTAACGTCCTAGTTCTATTGCTACTCAACTGTGCCAATGTAGGCCGGACAGAAATGCCTAACTACTTGGGtcagcacgtgcacacacattttTCTTCCCCAGCTGGCCTTTTGTGCTCTACCAGTGGGAAAGTGGATTTATGACTCCAGTGTACAACCATGCACACCTTTAAACAGCTGTCACTGACATTTTATTGCACTGACAGACACAATAAGTTCTACAATGATAAGTATTACAACCCACCCCTCCGTATATTGGCACTGTGGCCCagactctttcttttctcttagGAAGATGCCAATCGCCAAATGTTACTTTACTCAGATGTACAAAGACAATGTATGTACTTTTCAATCATATCTGTAAACATTTGAGCCTGTGGCTAAAAATAATTCACACAGACTAGCCTGCTTTTTGAGGTGAAACAATCAGTCAATCTACTTTCCAACCAAGCCCGGCAATACCATAACCTACATCTAGAAGGCAGTACATCACAGAGAACCACTATCTTGTGTCTGTCAGGAACACCAACACCAGGGAAAAAGCCTGATTTACTTCTGCTATAAGTTACCTAAATATGTCCGATAAGCTATTTAAATGTACTAAAGACCAGGACTGTTTCACTATAACTAAGCCATGGTGTTGGTTATAGAGAACAGTTACAGAGTAGTTTGGTTgggttaaaaaaaagtatttgaagAAACCACCAGAAAGCCCATcattacttacttactaaatTGCTTTCTCATAAGACGATTAAAGAGTAATCTTACTGCAAAGACATACATTTCGGAAAATGGAATGTAGAAACCCTGCAATATGAAAACATGCATGCAGAGCCTACTTCTGCTCTTGACCCCACAGTGACAAACCGGAAAAGGTGAAGGGGGCGACTACGCGTGAGGTCACCTTGATCTAGAGGTCAGAGGAGGGCGTGTGCTGACGTCATGGCAGCCCCAGATGAAAAAGGCCCATTGATTGAAAGCACTCCGTCTGATGATATGGGCTATGTCGGCCTTTTCAGATGGAATGTAGAATTGAGTTGAGGGTTAGAGGGAAAGAACAGAAGGATCTGGGACAGATCAAGGAGAATACCGATAGCTTGTGAGGGTCGAGTAGTGAGGGACAGCATGAAGCCACCCTGTGCGTGATCAGTCGCGGAAACAATATAGTTCTATTGGCCAATTGTATAAAATGTTCTTCCAAAAACATAATTAGTGCCACATTGTTTACCCCAGAGCATCACACTGTACATGTGTTTTAACGGCATTACACTGTCATGAACTATGGCATAGAGTAGTATCTTTCTTCTCAGAATATGTATTTAAATTTCAATACAGTCCAGCCTTAATGAGAGCCCTAAGATGTATTCCAATCCTAATGAATGATGTATAAACTTTTCAAAACCACAATACAGAAACCTCAGTGATTGTGGGTTTGAGAGTGGCAAGTTATTTTTCAGTCTGAAAACTGTTGCCCATTTGTGGGGAAACATACAAGACAGTGTCCTAATTAAAAGTAATACATTTGAAAAAaggcttggctgtgtcttcTTGGGATTCATGTGAACTTGTCACTCCCTCTAAAACAATGCATTTGTCATGGTAGTTATGTCCCTCTTCCCTTATTAATGACAAGACCCAACTGTTAAAGTAAATTGTTGATTGTTTTCTCAGATTTGATCTGTTTAGGCCTTTTGCTAGCATCAGACCCAAAATATCTGTATGTCATTTCCACTAGATGTAACACATCAAGTGGCAGGAACAGAACAGCATCACTTTGCTGCCAACACACATTTTAGGTTGCCTCCTACCCTGAAATGATTCAAACAGTTTTGAAGCATTTATGTAGCAAATCATTTTGTGCTTATATTGTAAATGAAGGACTATTGAACTTTATTTCAGGCcatgatgtaggcctatatgcTGGGAAAATGGGTAATGGGTAGTGGATTGAGGGTTTTGTCTTTTATTGTGGCTTTGAAACCGCCCTGTCTAGTACAGTTTATTGATGCCCCTCTGTCCCCATCAATCTCTGCAAGCCTTGTCTGTCTGGTCATGGAGCT encodes the following:
- the c16h7orf25 gene encoding UPF0415 protein C7orf25 homolog is translated as MAVQAMLQERIRVAQELLGRVDLLCDRQSQDVEGRAKLCSKLRAELRFLSKVDAGKVSIKESHLQSTNLTHLKAIVESAESLEGVISVLHVFAYEDTDGVKQSLVVDVVANGGHTWVKAIGRKAEALHNIWQGRGQYGDKSVVHQAEDFIQASHQQPVQYSNPHIIFAFYNGVSCPMADRLREMGISVRGDIVAVNSVVTEDDGEVDDADDQGAESEVVEDKEHFDEGVDSTDEDDNGELCMEHTRVDRDTIVASLAFPTEVKVDVCKRANLDITTLITYVSSLSHGSCHFTFKEQVLTEQAAQERREKVLPCLEEFMQDKELYACQSAVQDFRVILETLGGPGEKARAEKLLARLHVVPDQPSDRTQRLTTSSKVNHRSLMIFGTGDSLQAVTMTANSGFVRAAANQGVRYSVFIHQPRALTEGKEWRATPV
- the mplkip gene encoding M-phase-specific PLK1-interacting protein, giving the protein MMYRPNFIQQSPGVGSRRGGFRNSTPTGDNGAGALQDAFPSPAWAFRGGPPPSFGSPRYGQFDSPNNTQRHFGGNAGGCYGGSDGKMKYDNSASPGYTPRRWNPNQQGGSPYRNSSPRRFMEYGNSPRNSSPFGSTHGRGKGADGVEKYYSPTMLQDPWAILQPVAVTDSKCQQSTNTGKPGRYY